A region from the Kribbella shirazensis genome encodes:
- a CDS encoding helix-turn-helix domain-containing protein: MADAHTRNVERQIEWYGEPLGDRFGRLLARLGLSQAQLAGVLGLSAPMLSQLMSGHRSKISSPAVLARLLHLEAMVGDPAWETLPPDEQQRRFADVRAAERSTLSMVTAERDQVGQLQSVVGGDTGGSRSTGDPVTTIQELLRAVASAAELDGAARLLEHDYPDLAEALRVLGTGRTPDARAFYARVVG; the protein is encoded by the coding sequence GTGGCGGACGCGCACACCCGCAACGTCGAACGGCAGATCGAGTGGTACGGCGAGCCGCTCGGCGACCGGTTCGGACGGCTGCTGGCGAGACTCGGCCTGTCGCAGGCCCAGCTTGCCGGGGTACTGGGTCTCTCGGCGCCGATGTTGTCGCAGTTGATGTCCGGGCATCGGTCGAAGATCAGCAGCCCGGCGGTGCTCGCCAGGCTGCTGCACCTGGAGGCGATGGTCGGGGACCCGGCCTGGGAAACGCTGCCGCCGGACGAGCAGCAGCGGCGGTTCGCCGACGTCCGCGCCGCCGAACGTTCCACGCTGTCGATGGTCACCGCGGAGCGCGATCAGGTTGGGCAACTCCAGTCCGTCGTCGGCGGCGACACCGGAGGGAGCCGATCGACCGGGGATCCCGTGACGACGATCCAGGAGTTGCTCAGGGCGGTGGCGTCGGCGGCCGAGCTCGACGGCGCCGCGCGCCTGCTCGAGCACGACTATCCGGATCTGGCAGAGGCCCTGAGAGTGCTCGGCACCGGCCGCACCCCGGACGCCCGCGCGTTCTACGCCCGGGTCGTCGGCTGA
- a CDS encoding vWA domain-containing protein produces the protein MFPIANAAANPYSPVMVVLDSSGSMKARDAGGTGTRMDAAKRAVATMVDGLPAEAQVGLTIYGAGTGSAGSEKAAGCRDVQVVQPVGAVNKPALKAAVARAQARGYTPIGQSLRIAAAQLPKEGQRSIVLVSDGEDTCAPPQPCEVAKELHRQGVDLHVHTIGFKVGAAARAQLACIAQTTGGTYHDAEDAGTLTGVLGRVTERALRHYEPVGKPVTGTNDPTTAPTVAPGQYIDTLNSQEERFYAVDLKEGETLYFAATVVFPRGNVREVEALDIRITGPGAADCNKRERELHTRAKTDGGSLSTVLRWDELANGQGNRTCDEPGRYVLRITRDNKGTDRVPVELLVRVEPPVIGGQGEPAAAAKVEFANEPAGAGQPVRGGGSFNEATTLPGPGRYGETVYYGEQLFYRVKLDWGQGLAYRVTYAGVPDGEIVNVATALYNPVRDEIGSSTTAYTGETKTLPTNGKPIATTRVMYLNREGNSTDVRKMAVDGWYYIMVKLGADASAGGVPVKIDVAVAGTKVSGPEYGASGTTTSPTPTAEPTESETPAGSPTSSPDNGSGTATGPIDGRASEDSSSVLPWVIGGAAVLLAVAGVAIALILRGRRPQGPGAPGAGWSN, from the coding sequence GTGTTTCCAATTGCAAACGCCGCCGCGAACCCGTACTCGCCGGTGATGGTCGTGCTGGACTCGTCCGGGTCGATGAAGGCCCGTGACGCCGGCGGCACCGGCACCCGGATGGACGCCGCCAAGCGCGCCGTCGCCACGATGGTCGACGGGCTCCCCGCCGAGGCCCAGGTCGGGCTCACGATCTACGGCGCGGGCACCGGTTCGGCCGGGTCCGAGAAGGCGGCCGGCTGCCGGGACGTCCAGGTGGTCCAGCCGGTCGGCGCCGTGAACAAGCCGGCACTGAAGGCCGCAGTCGCCCGTGCGCAGGCTCGTGGCTACACGCCGATCGGCCAGTCCCTGCGGATCGCCGCGGCGCAACTGCCGAAGGAGGGCCAGCGCTCGATCGTGCTGGTCTCCGACGGCGAGGACACCTGCGCCCCGCCGCAGCCGTGCGAGGTCGCCAAGGAGCTGCACCGGCAGGGCGTCGACCTGCACGTCCACACCATCGGCTTCAAGGTCGGCGCCGCCGCCCGCGCACAGCTCGCCTGCATCGCCCAGACCACCGGCGGCACCTACCACGACGCCGAGGACGCCGGCACGCTGACCGGCGTACTCGGCCGGGTCACCGAACGGGCCCTGCGGCACTACGAGCCCGTCGGCAAGCCGGTGACGGGGACCAACGACCCGACCACGGCGCCGACGGTCGCCCCCGGCCAGTACATCGACACCCTGAACTCGCAGGAGGAGCGCTTCTACGCGGTCGACCTGAAGGAAGGCGAGACGCTGTACTTCGCCGCGACCGTGGTCTTCCCGCGCGGCAACGTCCGCGAGGTCGAGGCGCTGGACATCCGCATCACCGGGCCGGGTGCGGCCGACTGCAACAAGCGCGAGCGGGAGCTGCACACCCGCGCCAAGACCGACGGCGGCAGCCTGAGCACGGTACTGCGGTGGGACGAGCTGGCGAACGGCCAGGGTAACCGCACCTGCGACGAGCCCGGCCGCTACGTCCTTCGGATCACCCGCGACAACAAGGGCACGGACCGCGTGCCGGTCGAGCTGCTGGTACGGGTCGAGCCGCCGGTCATCGGCGGGCAGGGCGAGCCGGCTGCCGCCGCGAAGGTCGAGTTCGCCAACGAGCCGGCGGGTGCCGGGCAGCCGGTGCGTGGCGGCGGCTCCTTCAACGAGGCGACCACCCTGCCGGGGCCGGGCCGGTACGGCGAAACCGTGTACTACGGCGAGCAGCTGTTCTACCGGGTGAAGCTGGACTGGGGCCAGGGTCTGGCCTACCGGGTCACCTACGCCGGGGTGCCGGACGGGGAGATCGTCAACGTGGCGACGGCCCTGTACAACCCGGTCCGCGACGAGATCGGCAGCTCCACCACCGCCTACACCGGGGAAACGAAGACGCTGCCGACCAACGGCAAGCCGATCGCCACCACCCGGGTGATGTACCTGAACCGCGAGGGCAACTCCACCGACGTGCGGAAGATGGCCGTCGACGGCTGGTACTACATCATGGTCAAGCTCGGCGCGGACGCAAGTGCGGGTGGCGTACCGGTCAAGATCGACGTGGCGGTCGCGGGGACGAAGGTCAGCGGACCCGAGTACGGCGCCTCCGGCACGACGACCAGCCCGACCCCCACGGCCGAGCCGACGGAGAGCGAGACGCCCGCCGGTTCCCCCACCTCGTCGCCGGACAACGGCTCCGGGACCGCCACCGGACCGATCGACGGCCGGGCGTCCGAGGACTCCAGCTCGGTCCTGCCCTGGGTGATCGGTGGCGCCGCCGTACTGCTCGCGGTGGCCGGTGTCGCGATCGCGCTCATCCTGCGCGGCCGCCGACCGCAGGGCCCGGGCGCGCCGGGTGCGGGTTGGTCTAACTGA